The Cloacibacillus sp. An23 genome includes a window with the following:
- a CDS encoding isoprenylcysteine carboxylmethyltransferase family protein: protein MKVSKKVSSTAFKCRGLFWGVFAAGILIFPGEFDLARFVVGLALVLGGQALRFWAAGYIPKYRTEVIGAPVLVTWGPYKWVRNPLYAGNAIMGLGWSLMVGWGWVAAFVVAFMLLYSMIIIPAEEEFLAGKFGNEYEEFKKRVPQLIPYPRGGFPDKSPNEKPFDAKRAREEEIYSIRVNLVVTAIIFARLFLFRY from the coding sequence ATGCAGAGGGCTCTTCTGGGGCGTCTTTGCGGCTGGCATATTGATATTTCCGGGCGAATTCGATCTTGCAAGATTCGTGGTCGGCCTCGCGCTGGTCCTCGGCGGCCAGGCGCTGAGATTCTGGGCTGCCGGCTACATCCCCAAATACAGGACGGAAGTCATAGGCGCGCCGGTGCTTGTCACCTGGGGGCCATATAAATGGGTACGCAATCCGCTCTACGCCGGAAACGCGATAATGGGCCTCGGATGGTCGCTGATGGTCGGCTGGGGATGGGTCGCCGCCTTCGTCGTCGCCTTCATGCTCCTCTACTCGATGATAATAATCCCGGCCGAAGAGGAATTCCTCGCCGGTAAATTTGGGAATGAATACGAAGAATTCAAAAAGCGTGTCCCGCAGCTCATTCCATACCCGCGCGGGGGCTTCCCCGATAAATCCCCAAACGAAAAGCCCTTCGACGCCAAACGCGCGCGCGAAGAGGAAATATACTCCATCCGCGTCAACCTGGTAGTAACGGCGATAATCTTCGCGCGCCTTTTCCTATTCAGATACTAG